A DNA window from Streptomyces sp. 71268 contains the following coding sequences:
- a CDS encoding HAD family hydrolase, which yields MRYDLVIFDNDGVLVDSEPISNRLLAAYLTELGHPTTYDEAIRDYMGSAMHRIHDLVLERYGRQLPSEFDATFHERVFAAFGAELEAVVGAAEVVEGLRAEGVPYCLASSGSHERIRVALKKTELYGLFGEERIFSSQDVGRGKPAPDLFLHAASVMGVAPERCAVVEDSPLGVQAARAAGMDVYGFTAMTPATKLADATERFASMRELPHLLR from the coding sequence ATGCGCTATGACCTCGTCATCTTCGACAACGACGGAGTGCTCGTCGACAGCGAGCCGATCTCGAATCGCTTGCTCGCCGCGTACCTCACGGAGTTGGGCCACCCGACCACGTACGACGAGGCGATACGCGACTACATGGGTTCCGCCATGCATCGCATTCACGACCTCGTGCTGGAACGTTACGGCCGGCAGTTGCCCTCCGAGTTCGACGCCACGTTCCACGAGCGGGTCTTCGCGGCCTTCGGCGCGGAGTTGGAGGCCGTGGTCGGGGCGGCCGAGGTGGTTGAGGGTCTGCGCGCCGAGGGCGTGCCGTACTGCCTGGCGTCCTCGGGGAGTCACGAGCGCATACGGGTCGCGCTCAAGAAGACCGAGCTGTACGGGCTTTTCGGGGAAGAACGAATCTTCAGCTCGCAGGACGTGGGCCGTGGCAAACCCGCGCCCGACCTCTTCCTGCACGCCGCCTCCGTCATGGGTGTCGCACCCGAGCGGTGTGCCGTCGTGGAGGACAGCCCGCTCGGCGTCCAGGCGGCCCGCGCAGCCGGCATGGACGTCTACGGATTCACCGCGATGACGCCGGCCACCAAGCTCGCGGACGCCACCGAGCGCTTCGCCTCCATGCGCGAACTTCCCCACCTGCTGCGCTGA
- a CDS encoding acetoin utilization protein AcuC, producing the protein MNIRTHLMWDDAVTGYDFGPGHPMDPVRLGLTMRLVEAFGLDGQVKVVAARAAGESTLRLVHRQDYVEAVRRVSADPTVADGSYGLGTPDDPAFAGMHEASALIAGQSVGAAEAVWNGQALRAVNFTGGLHHAMAGSAAGFCVYNDAALAIARLLELGARRVAYVDVDVHHGDGVQAAFWDDPRVLTISLHEHPRTLFPQTGWPTETGGPEAEGSAVNVALPAGTGDEGWLRAFHAVVPELLAAFRPEVLVTQHGADTHIEDPLAHLAVTVDAQRAVAESCRQLADEHAEGRWIALGGGGYAVVDVVPRTWTHLVGIAAGHPVDPQAATPESWRHEVYARTRQQAPLRMTDGRQPRWRDWDEWGYDPADALDRAVVATRRASFPALGLLP; encoded by the coding sequence ATGAACATCCGCACGCATCTCATGTGGGATGACGCCGTCACGGGCTACGACTTCGGCCCCGGGCATCCGATGGACCCGGTGCGGCTGGGGCTGACGATGCGGTTGGTCGAGGCGTTCGGCCTCGACGGCCAGGTGAAGGTGGTCGCCGCGCGGGCCGCCGGCGAGTCCACGCTGCGGCTCGTACACCGGCAGGACTACGTGGAAGCGGTCCGTCGGGTCTCGGCCGATCCCACGGTCGCGGACGGTTCGTACGGTCTCGGGACGCCGGACGATCCGGCGTTCGCGGGCATGCATGAGGCGTCAGCATTGATCGCTGGGCAGTCAGTAGGAGCGGCGGAAGCGGTCTGGAACGGTCAGGCTCTGCGCGCGGTGAACTTCACGGGGGGCCTGCACCATGCCATGGCCGGCAGCGCGGCCGGTTTCTGCGTGTACAACGACGCCGCGCTGGCCATCGCGCGACTCCTCGAACTGGGCGCGCGGCGGGTCGCGTACGTCGACGTGGACGTGCACCACGGAGACGGCGTCCAGGCGGCGTTCTGGGACGACCCGCGGGTCCTGACGATCTCGCTGCACGAGCACCCGCGGACGCTCTTCCCGCAGACCGGCTGGCCGACGGAGACGGGTGGGCCGGAGGCCGAGGGCAGTGCGGTCAACGTGGCGCTGCCGGCGGGGACCGGGGACGAGGGGTGGCTGCGTGCCTTCCACGCCGTGGTGCCCGAGCTGCTCGCGGCCTTCCGGCCGGAGGTCCTGGTCACCCAGCACGGGGCGGACACGCACATCGAGGACCCGCTGGCGCACCTCGCGGTGACGGTGGACGCCCAGCGGGCCGTCGCCGAGAGCTGCCGACAGTTGGCGGACGAGCACGCCGAAGGGCGCTGGATCGCGCTGGGCGGCGGCGGGTACGCGGTGGTGGACGTCGTTCCCCGGACGTGGACGCACCTGGTGGGCATCGCCGCGGGGCACCCCGTCGACCCGCAGGCCGCGACGCCGGAGTCGTGGCGGCACGAGGTGTACGCGCGGACCCGGCAGCAGGCTCCTTTGCGCATGACCGACGGCCGCCAACCGCGCTGGCGCGACTGGGACGAGTGGGGGTACGACCCGGCCGACGCGCTCGACCGCGCGGTGGTCGCCACCCGACGGGCGAGCTTTCCCGCGCTCGGCCTGCTGCCCTGA
- a CDS encoding MFS transporter has protein sequence MTTAMGAALRRIQLGNALSAFGNGFTVPFLFIYVAQVRDLGASTAGVVLATFAVAALVVLPFTGRVIDRRGPLPVAIAGTVAAAIGSIGLGLASSEPAVIAAAGMLGAGIAVIQPALATMIVWCSTPATRSRAFATQFFLNNLGLGLGGLLGGLLVDTAHPSSFVRLFAIESAMFLVLGAAIATVRLPQVPKVEDAIPADEGAKGGWRVLLADRAMVQLCVLGFVMFFACYGQFESGLSAFAVEVTRISPATLGVALAANTAVIVIAQFVVLKLVEGRRRSRVIALVGLIWTVAWVVAGASGLIHGSQAMATAAIISTYALFGLGEAMLSPTVAPLVADLAPGSRVGQYNSAFALVKQLALAVGPAVGGLMAGGGLYVAYIVMLIGCSLGITALALRMGRRLTPLQDNPLHAVLAPATVPGPTPRAEAEAGGPIAEPRQGAVTTAA, from the coding sequence GTGACCACCGCGATGGGCGCCGCGTTGCGCCGTATCCAGCTGGGCAACGCGCTGAGCGCGTTCGGCAACGGCTTCACCGTCCCGTTCCTGTTCATCTACGTGGCACAGGTTCGCGATCTTGGTGCGAGCACCGCGGGCGTGGTGCTCGCGACGTTCGCGGTGGCCGCGCTTGTCGTGCTCCCCTTTACCGGTCGGGTCATCGACCGGCGAGGGCCGCTGCCCGTCGCCATCGCGGGAACGGTCGCCGCGGCCATCGGGTCCATAGGGCTCGGGCTCGCGTCCAGTGAGCCGGCGGTGATCGCGGCGGCCGGCATGCTCGGTGCGGGCATCGCGGTGATCCAGCCCGCGCTGGCCACGATGATCGTGTGGTGCTCGACGCCGGCGACGCGCTCGCGTGCCTTCGCGACGCAGTTCTTCCTCAACAACCTGGGCCTCGGTCTCGGTGGCCTGCTGGGCGGGCTGCTCGTGGACACGGCGCACCCGTCGAGCTTCGTTCGCCTCTTCGCGATCGAGTCCGCGATGTTCCTGGTGCTGGGCGCGGCGATCGCCACCGTGCGGTTGCCCCAGGTCCCTAAGGTCGAGGACGCGATACCGGCTGACGAGGGTGCCAAGGGCGGGTGGCGTGTGCTGCTCGCTGACCGGGCGATGGTCCAGCTCTGCGTGCTGGGCTTCGTGATGTTCTTCGCCTGCTACGGGCAGTTCGAGTCGGGACTCTCGGCGTTCGCGGTGGAGGTCACCCGCATCTCACCCGCGACGTTGGGTGTGGCGCTGGCGGCCAACACGGCGGTCATCGTGATCGCGCAGTTCGTGGTTCTCAAGCTGGTCGAGGGGCGGCGACGCAGCCGGGTGATCGCTCTGGTCGGGCTCATATGGACGGTGGCCTGGGTGGTCGCCGGGGCTTCCGGTCTGATCCACGGCAGCCAGGCGATGGCCACGGCGGCGATCATCTCGACGTACGCGCTCTTCGGACTCGGCGAGGCGATGCTGTCGCCGACCGTGGCACCGCTGGTGGCCGACCTCGCGCCCGGTTCGCGGGTGGGGCAGTACAACTCGGCGTTCGCGCTGGTCAAACAGCTCGCGCTGGCTGTGGGGCCGGCGGTGGGTGGACTGATGGCGGGCGGTGGTCTGTACGTGGCGTACATCGTGATGCTCATCGGTTGCTCGCTCGGCATCACGGCGCTGGCGCTGCGGATGGGGCGGCGGCTCACGCCGCTTCAGGACAACCCGCTGCACGCGGTGCTGGCCCCCGCGACCGTTCCCGGCCCCACTCCGCGCGCGGAGGCCGAGGCCGGGGGGCCGATAGCCGAGCCCCGGCAGGGGGCAGTGACCACGGCGGCCTGA
- a CDS encoding SpoIIE family protein phosphatase — protein MPGARGSGAERPTRGWHWPGAARLAPRAASSAAPPAPRTRDSYYTFTCTPIQVAPPLAATSHPDTAPDPAAGATPTPHDAPLPAPHTTPEANRTPEAHPAPTPAVTDTAPTSATPTASNTSGAPTSPPRAAHNAATPVAPDASPPSHTDLPHDASQDGDAPPPAPHHAPPDDAPSPARLINGTPSHPAPAISATEAPPGTAPPAQQPTTFYRGVLVYAADVTDQVEAVERLRVSERRQREAAVTLQRSLLPQKLEQPDDLRVAATYQPGGTEAAVGGDWYDVITLGAGRTALVIGDVMGRGLRAAAVMGQLRTAVRAYARLDLPPHEVLQLLDGLAAEIDASQIATCVYAVHDPNEGRLIYASAGHLPILVRDPDGTVHRAAEPTGPPLGTGGWLHASGSVPLSPGSSAVLYTDGLVERRDRDIDEGVADLERAFAGAAGSPQVMCDRLIRSLGITADHDDDVAVLVLQHPARTGHDAELFHNAALELLGGVEAAPRARAFASGVLASWRFPTELRDLGVLATSELVANSLQHGTPPMRLRLRRTDRRLIIEVTDGDDHLPRRRRAEPVDEAGRGISIIATIASSWGSRRTPDGGKAVWCEFALPRH, from the coding sequence GTGCCCGGCGCCCGAGGTTCCGGGGCCGAGCGCCCGACCCGTGGCTGGCACTGGCCGGGCGCCGCCCGCCTGGCCCCGCGCGCGGCCTCCTCCGCCGCACCGCCCGCCCCGCGCACCCGCGACAGCTACTACACCTTCACCTGCACCCCCATCCAGGTCGCGCCACCGCTCGCCGCCACCAGTCACCCCGACACCGCCCCGGACCCCGCCGCCGGAGCGACCCCCACCCCGCACGACGCTCCACTCCCGGCCCCTCACACCACCCCCGAGGCCAACCGGACCCCCGAGGCCCACCCGGCACCGACCCCCGCCGTCACCGATACCGCGCCCACCAGCGCCACGCCCACGGCCTCCAACACCAGCGGCGCCCCGACGAGCCCGCCCCGGGCGGCGCACAACGCCGCGACACCGGTGGCACCTGACGCGTCCCCGCCGTCACACACCGACCTGCCACACGACGCTTCCCAGGACGGGGACGCCCCGCCGCCCGCCCCACACCACGCGCCGCCCGACGACGCCCCGTCACCCGCCCGGCTGATCAACGGCACGCCGAGCCACCCGGCCCCGGCCATCTCCGCCACCGAAGCTCCGCCCGGCACCGCCCCACCGGCCCAGCAACCCACCACCTTCTACCGAGGCGTCCTCGTCTACGCCGCCGACGTCACCGACCAGGTCGAGGCGGTCGAGCGCCTCCGCGTCAGCGAGCGTCGCCAACGCGAGGCCGCCGTCACCCTCCAGCGCAGCCTCCTCCCTCAGAAGCTCGAACAACCCGACGACCTACGCGTCGCCGCCACCTATCAGCCCGGCGGCACGGAGGCGGCAGTCGGCGGTGACTGGTACGACGTGATCACCCTCGGCGCCGGCCGCACGGCCCTGGTCATCGGCGATGTCATGGGCCGCGGCCTGCGTGCGGCGGCCGTCATGGGCCAGTTGCGCACCGCCGTACGCGCCTACGCTCGTCTCGACCTCCCGCCCCACGAGGTGCTGCAACTCCTCGACGGCCTGGCCGCCGAGATCGACGCCAGCCAGATCGCCACCTGCGTCTACGCCGTCCACGACCCCAACGAGGGCCGGCTCATCTACGCCTCCGCCGGGCACCTGCCCATCCTGGTCCGCGACCCCGACGGCACGGTGCACCGCGCCGCCGAGCCCACCGGCCCGCCGCTGGGCACCGGCGGGTGGCTGCACGCCTCGGGCTCGGTGCCACTGAGCCCCGGCTCCAGCGCCGTCCTCTACACGGATGGCCTGGTCGAACGGCGGGACCGGGACATCGACGAGGGGGTGGCCGACCTGGAGCGCGCGTTCGCCGGCGCCGCCGGCTCGCCCCAGGTGATGTGCGACCGGCTGATCCGGTCGCTCGGCATCACCGCCGACCACGACGACGACGTCGCCGTCCTGGTGCTCCAGCACCCCGCGCGTACCGGGCACGACGCCGAGCTGTTCCACAACGCCGCGCTCGAACTGCTCGGCGGCGTCGAGGCCGCGCCCCGCGCCCGCGCCTTCGCCTCGGGCGTCCTCGCGAGCTGGCGGTTCCCGACCGAGCTCCGCGACCTCGGCGTCCTGGCCACCAGCGAACTCGTCGCCAACTCTCTGCAACACGGCACACCCCCCATGCGCCTGCGCCTCCGGCGCACCGATCGCCGACTGATCATCGAGGTGACGGACGGGGACGACCACCTGCCCCGGCGCCGCCGCGCCGAACCGGTCGACGAGGCCGGCCGCGGCATCTCGATCATCGCCACCATCGCCTCGTCCTGGGGCTCACGCCGCACCCCCGACGGAGGCAAGGCGGTGTGGTGCGAGTTCGCCCTGCCCCGCCACTGA
- a CDS encoding glycerophosphodiester phosphodiesterase family protein, whose protein sequence is MRRHLSVPVAAAVLAAAVPALTGSSPATARSGDAAPGHARSKPLVIAHRAGTADAPENTLEAIRTSLRAGADGQWLSVQATRDGVPVLYRPTDLSSLTDGSGAVADHRLRDLAPLNAGYHFKDERGGYPYRARPVRIPTLAAALDAVPAGKQVYLDLKQAPARHVVDAVTRVLDEKRAWGRVRLYSTDAEVTGLLAKDPRARVAESRDATRQRLAEVALEHACKSTPPAGSWAGFELKRQVTLQEKFTLGTGESAVTAQLWTRESVDCFRSADKGRTRTKARTPIVMLGINTPQDLRTATRLGATAVLVDSPQQMVGTRHGR, encoded by the coding sequence ATGCGCCGTCATCTCTCCGTGCCGGTGGCCGCCGCCGTGCTGGCCGCCGCCGTCCCCGCGCTCACCGGCAGCAGCCCGGCCACCGCCCGCTCCGGCGACGCGGCCCCCGGCCACGCCCGGTCGAAGCCGCTGGTGATCGCGCACCGCGCGGGTACGGCCGACGCCCCGGAGAACACGCTGGAGGCCATCCGTACCTCGCTGCGGGCCGGGGCCGACGGGCAGTGGTTGAGCGTCCAGGCGACCCGGGACGGCGTTCCCGTGCTCTATCGGCCTACGGACCTCTCGTCGCTCACCGACGGTTCCGGGGCCGTCGCGGACCACCGGTTGCGCGACCTGGCCCCGTTGAACGCGGGGTACCACTTCAAGGACGAGCGGGGCGGGTACCCGTACCGCGCGCGTCCGGTGCGCATACCCACGCTGGCCGCCGCGTTGGACGCCGTCCCCGCGGGCAAGCAGGTCTACCTCGACCTCAAGCAGGCGCCGGCCCGGCACGTCGTGGACGCGGTGACGCGGGTGCTGGACGAGAAGCGGGCGTGGGGGCGGGTGCGGTTGTACTCGACCGACGCGGAGGTCACCGGGCTGCTGGCCAAGGACCCCCGGGCGCGGGTGGCCGAATCGCGGGACGCGACGCGGCAGCGGCTCGCCGAGGTGGCCCTGGAGCACGCGTGCAAGAGCACGCCGCCGGCGGGCTCGTGGGCCGGGTTCGAGTTGAAGCGACAGGTGACGCTCCAGGAGAAGTTCACCCTCGGCACCGGGGAGTCCGCCGTCACCGCCCAACTGTGGACCCGCGAATCCGTCGACTGCTTCCGCTCGGCCGACAAGGGGCGTACGCGTACCAAGGCCCGCACGCCCATCGTGATGCTCGGCATCAACACGCCGCAGGACCTGCGCACCGCCACCCGGCTCGGCGCCACCGCGGTCCTCGTCGACTCGCCCCAGCAGATGGTCGGGACCCGGCACGGCCGCTGA
- a CDS encoding NAD(P)/FAD-dependent oxidoreductase — MKEPARILVVGGGYVGMYTALRLQRKLKRSEAQVIVVDPEPYMTYQPFLPEAAAGSISPRHVVVPLRRILPRCQVVIGEVTTIDHAKRTAAVRTLATAEEGTGAIEIHYDELVLAPGSVSRTLPIPGLAEFGIGFKTVEEAIGLRNHVLEQLDIASSTRDPEVRDAALTFVFVGGGYAGVEALGELEDMARYAARYYHNLSPDDLKWVLVEATDRILPEVGEEMGQYAVRELRGRNIDVRLETRLDSCENRVVVLSDGTRLPARTLVWTAGVKPHPLLAATDLPTNGRGRLPCTPALRLKDVDHAWAAGDAAAVPDVTSDAPDALCAPNAQHAVRQARVLADNIVAALRDQPLADYAHKYVGSVASLGLHKGVAHVYGRKLKGYPAWFMHRAYHLSRVPTLNRKARVLAEWTLSGLFKREIVSLGSLEHPRAEFELAAGTGRHPEAS; from the coding sequence GTGAAGGAACCCGCGCGCATTCTTGTTGTCGGCGGTGGCTACGTCGGGATGTACACCGCGCTGCGCCTCCAGCGGAAGCTGAAGCGCAGCGAGGCGCAGGTCATCGTGGTCGACCCCGAGCCGTATATGACCTACCAGCCGTTTCTCCCCGAGGCGGCGGCCGGTTCGATCTCCCCGCGGCACGTAGTGGTGCCGCTGCGCCGGATCTTGCCGAGATGCCAGGTCGTCATTGGCGAGGTCACGACGATTGATCACGCCAAGCGCACCGCCGCCGTCCGCACTCTCGCGACCGCCGAGGAAGGCACCGGCGCGATCGAGATTCACTACGACGAGCTGGTACTCGCGCCCGGGTCCGTTTCCCGTACTCTCCCGATCCCCGGATTGGCCGAATTTGGAATCGGCTTCAAGACCGTCGAGGAGGCCATCGGGCTGCGTAATCACGTCTTGGAACAGCTCGACATCGCATCCTCCACCCGCGACCCCGAGGTCCGGGACGCGGCTCTCACCTTTGTTTTCGTGGGCGGCGGCTACGCCGGCGTCGAGGCGCTCGGCGAGCTTGAGGACATGGCGCGCTACGCCGCGCGCTATTACCACAACCTCTCACCAGATGACCTGAAATGGGTGCTGGTCGAGGCCACCGACCGCATCCTCCCGGAGGTCGGCGAGGAGATGGGCCAGTACGCCGTGCGCGAGCTGCGCGGCCGCAACATCGACGTGCGCCTGGAGACGCGGCTCGACTCGTGCGAGAACCGCGTGGTCGTCCTGAGCGACGGCACCCGGCTGCCCGCGCGCACGCTCGTGTGGACCGCGGGCGTCAAGCCACACCCGCTCCTGGCCGCCACCGACCTGCCCACCAACGGCCGAGGCCGGCTGCCGTGCACCCCGGCGCTGCGGTTGAAGGACGTCGACCACGCCTGGGCCGCGGGCGACGCCGCCGCCGTACCCGACGTCACCTCGGACGCGCCCGACGCGCTCTGCGCCCCCAACGCCCAACACGCCGTACGCCAGGCCAGGGTGCTCGCCGACAACATCGTCGCCGCCCTGCGCGACCAGCCACTCGCCGACTACGCGCACAAGTACGTCGGTTCGGTGGCCTCGCTCGGCCTCCACAAGGGCGTGGCGCACGTCTACGGCCGCAAGCTCAAGGGGTACCCCGCGTGGTTCATGCACCGGGCCTACCACCTCAGCCGAGTGCCGACCCTGAACCGCAAGGCCCGGGTGCTGGCCGAATGGACCCTGTCCGGGTTGTTCAAGCGGGAGATCGTGTCGCTCGGCTCGCTGGAACACCCACGCGCCGAGTTCGAACTCGCCGCCGGCACCGGCCGCCACCCGGAAGCCAGCTAA
- a CDS encoding helix-turn-helix domain-containing protein encodes MHIQSSHWSSSVATTDGGNGRNTPLRVDAQRNLEHVLRAAREVFGELGYGAPMEDVARRARVGVGTVYRRFPSKDVLVRRIAEEETARLTDQARAALRQEDEPWSALSRFLRTSVASGAGRLLPPQVLRVGVDVDAEAEAEEARVPHQRQSPPAAPELRLVEQRSSTTDPLEGVGPDVAAGAGATGAGSGAIAPVAAAPTGPTAVPGTASNGTAQQSPDDGGATALLEVVGKLVDRARAAGELRADVTVADVLLVIATAAPSLPDAAQQAAASARLLDILLDGLRSRPVG; translated from the coding sequence ATGCACATTCAGAGTTCGCATTGGTCATCCAGCGTTGCCACGACGGACGGGGGCAATGGCCGTAATACGCCGCTGCGCGTAGACGCGCAGCGCAATCTCGAACACGTGCTGCGAGCTGCCCGTGAGGTGTTCGGGGAGCTGGGTTACGGGGCGCCGATGGAGGACGTGGCGCGCCGGGCCCGAGTCGGGGTCGGCACGGTCTACCGGCGGTTTCCCAGCAAGGACGTGCTGGTCCGTCGGATAGCCGAGGAGGAGACGGCGCGCCTCACTGACCAGGCGCGCGCCGCGCTCCGCCAGGAGGACGAGCCGTGGTCGGCGCTCTCGCGCTTCCTGCGGACCTCGGTGGCGTCCGGCGCGGGCCGGCTGCTGCCGCCGCAGGTACTGCGGGTAGGCGTCGACGTCGACGCGGAGGCGGAGGCCGAGGAGGCCCGTGTGCCGCACCAGCGGCAGTCGCCGCCGGCCGCACCGGAGTTGCGGCTCGTGGAGCAGCGCAGCAGCACAACGGACCCGCTGGAGGGCGTCGGGCCCGACGTCGCGGCGGGAGCGGGCGCGACGGGGGCCGGCTCGGGCGCGATAGCGCCGGTGGCCGCCGCGCCGACGGGGCCCACGGCGGTACCCGGCACGGCAAGCAACGGAACGGCGCAACAAAGCCCGGACGACGGCGGTGCCACGGCGCTGCTCGAGGTCGTCGGCAAGCTCGTGGACCGCGCGCGGGCCGCGGGTGAGCTGCGGGCGGATGTCACGGTCGCGGACGTGCTGTTGGTGATAGCGACGGCGGCCCCGTCGCTGCCCGACGCGGCACAGCAGGCGGCGGCATCGGCCCGGCTGCTCGACATCCTGCTGGACGGGCTCCGCTCGCGGCCGGTGGGCTGA
- a CDS encoding MarR family transcriptional regulator, whose product MPETPTPSESASEPTLEEQIAAYQREFRDLDPQVEQVVSALQRLNRRMNVAYGRQTTTLGISNAEWEVLKALVLSGAPYRLGPGELAKRLGLTPAAMTHRIDRMAAEGLVTRERDENNRVRVIVELTDEGREQWLAAMRLATVFEEDLLQDLSTAERHLLGELLTRLLRRVEEAQPDAGGRLTDLD is encoded by the coding sequence ATGCCCGAGACACCCACGCCGAGCGAGAGCGCGAGCGAGCCGACCCTCGAGGAACAGATCGCGGCCTACCAGCGCGAGTTCCGTGACCTCGACCCGCAGGTCGAGCAGGTCGTCTCCGCTCTCCAGCGCCTCAACCGGCGCATGAACGTCGCGTACGGCCGCCAGACCACGACCCTCGGCATCAGCAACGCCGAGTGGGAGGTCCTCAAGGCCCTGGTCCTCTCCGGTGCCCCCTACCGGCTCGGCCCTGGCGAACTCGCCAAGCGACTCGGGCTGACGCCCGCCGCCATGACGCACCGGATCGACCGCATGGCCGCCGAGGGGCTCGTGACGCGGGAGCGGGACGAGAACAACCGCGTCCGGGTGATCGTGGAGCTGACGGACGAGGGCCGGGAGCAGTGGCTCGCGGCGATGCGGCTGGCGACGGTCTTCGAAGAAGACCTGTTGCAGGACCTCAGTACGGCCGAACGTCACCTCCTCGGCGAGCTGCTCACCCGGCTGCTGCGCCGCGTGGAAGAGGCTCAGCCCGATGCTGGCGGCCGGCTCACCGACCTCGACTGA